The following proteins are encoded in a genomic region of Neovison vison isolate M4711 chromosome 12, ASM_NN_V1, whole genome shotgun sequence:
- the LOC122892531 gene encoding keratin, type II cytoskeletal 2 oral-like, with protein MNRQVCKTSGGGSQGFSGRSAVVSGSSRMSCVARSGGAGGGACGFQARAGGFGSRSLYSLGGNKSISISVAGGSRAGGFGGGRSSCGSGFGGGFGGGYGGGYGGGFGGGRGMGGGFGGAGGLGGAGGFGGAGGFGGPGGFGGLGGFGGPGGFGPGGFPGGIQEVTVNQSLLQPLNVEIDPQIGQIKTQEREQIKTLNNKFASFIDKVRFLEQQNKVLETKWELLQQQTTGSGSGPNNLEPFFDSYISFLRRQLDLALGERGNLEGELKNMQDLVEDFKKKYEDEINKRNAAENEFVGLKKDVDAAYMNKVELQAKVDSLTDELNFLRTLYEMSHVSDTSVVLSMDNNRCLDLDSIIAEVKAQYEDIAQRSKAEAEALYQTKLGELQTTAGRHGDDLKNTKSEIMELNRVIQRLRAEIENVKKQNANLQAAIAEAEQRGEMALKDANAKLQGLKTALQKAKDDLARLLKEYQELMNVKLALDVEIATYRKLLEGEECRMSGECQSAVSISVVSNVTSTSSSSGGSRGGFSGSSSGGYRGSSSSSSSSRGNSGGYGGVSGSSGSGYGVSSGSSGGYQSGSSGGYQSGSSGSRLSSGSSTSVSQSGIGSSSGGIHTSGGSSYKSGSGGSTGIRFSQTTSSSQHCSK; from the exons ATGAACAGACAAGTCTGCAAGACATCTGGTGGCGGCAGCCAGGGATTCTCGGGCCGCTCTGCCGTGGTCTCCGGCAGCAGCAGGATGAGCTGTGTGGCCCGCTCTGGGGGAGCTGGCGGAGGGGCCTGTGGGTTCCAGGCCAGAGCAGGCGGCTTTGGCAGTCGCAGCCTCTACAGCCTGGGTGGCAACAAGAGCATATCCATCAGTGTGGCTGGTGGCTCCCGGGCTGGTGGCTTTGGCGGAGGGCGTAGCAGCTGTGGCAGTGGCTTTGGGGGTGGCTTTGGAGGTGGCTATGGAGGTGGCTATGGTGGTGGCTTTGGTGGTGGCAGAGGAATGGGAGGTGGCTTTGGAGGAGCTGGTGGCTTAGGAGGGGCTGGTGGCTTTGGTGGAGCCGGTGGTTTTGGTGGGCCTGGTGGCTTTGGTGGGCTTGGTGGCTTTGGTGGGCCTGGTGGCTTTGGTCCTGGTGGCTTCCCCGGAGGAATCCAGGAAGTGACTGTCAACCAGAGCCTCCTGCAGCCCCTCAATGTGGAGATTGACCCCCAGATTGGACAAATAAAGACCCAGGAGCGGGAGCAGATCAAGACCCTCAACAACAAGTTTGCCTCCTTCATCGACAAG GTGCGGTTCTTGGAACAGCAGAACAAGGTCCTGGAGACCAAGTGGGAGCTGCTCCAGCAACAGACCACAGGCTCTGGCTCAGGACCCAACAACTTGGAGCCTTTCTTTGATTCCTACATCAGCTTCCTGCGCAGGCAGTTGGATTTGGCtctgggggagagagggaactTGGAAGGAGAGCTGAAGAACATGCAGGACCTTGTGGAAGACTTCAAAAAGAA GTATGAAGATGAGATTAACAAGCGCAATGCGGCTGAGAATGAGTTTGTGGGGCTCAAGAAG GATGTGGATGCGGCGTACATGAACAAGGTGGAGCTGCAGGCCAAGGTGGACAGCCTGACAGATGAACTGAACTTCTTGAGGACCCTCTATGAGATG AGTCATGTCAGTGATACGTCCGTTGTCCTGTCCATGGACAACAACCGCTGCCTGGACCTGGACAGCATCATTGCCGAAGTCAAGGCCCAGTATGAGGACATTGCCCAAAGGAGCAAGGCAGAGGCTGAGGCACTGTACCAGACCAAG CTTGGGGAACTGCAGACCACCGCCGGCAGGCATGGGGATGACCTGAAGAACACTAAGAGTGAGATCATGGAACTCAACAGGGTGATCCAGAGGCTGCGGGCTGAGATTGAGAATGTTAAGAAGCAG AATGCCAACCTGCAGGCGGCCATTGCTGAAGCTGAGCAGCGTGGGGAGATGGCCCTCAAGGATGCCAATGCAAAGCTCCAAGGCTTGAAGACTGCCCTACAGAAGGCCAAGGATGACCTGGCCCGGCTGCTGAAAGAATACCAGGAGTTGATGAATGTAAAGCTAGCACTGGATGTGGAAATTGCCACCTACAGGAAGCTGTTGGAGGGCGAGGAGTGCAG gatGTCCGGGGAGTGTCAGAGTGCTGTGAGCATTT CAGTGGTCAGCAATGTCACCAGCACAAGCAGCAGCTCTGGTGGAAGCCGTGGAGGGTTCAGTGGCAGCAGCAGCGGTGGCTacagaggcagcagcagcagcagcagcagcagcagaggcaaCAGTGGTGGCTACGGAGGGGTCAGTGGCAGCAGTGGCAGCGGCTACGGGGTCAGCAGTGGCAGCAGTGGGGGCTACCAGAGTGGCAGCAGTGGGGGCTACCAGAGTGGTAGCAGTGGGAGCAGGCTTAGCAGCGGAAGCAGCACCTCTGTGAGTCAGAGTGGAATTGGCTCCAGCTCTGGTGGCATCCACACCTCAGGAGGCAGCAGCTATAAGTCTGGCAGTGGAGGCAGCACTGGGATCCGCTTCTCCCAGACTACCAGCTCGAGTCAGCACTGCTCCAAGTGA
- the KRT3 gene encoding keratin, type II cytoskeletal 3, translating into MNRQVCKTSGGGSQGFSGRSAVVSGSSRMSCVARSGGAGGGACGFRAGAGGFGSRSLYSLGGNKSISISVAGGSRAGGFGGGRSSCGSGFGGGYGGGFGGGFGGGRGMGGGFGGAGGLGGAGGFGGAGGLGGLGGFGGVGGFGGPGGFGVPGGFGPGGFPGGIQEVTINQSLLQPLNVEIDPQIGQVKTQEREQIKTLNNKFASFIDKVRFLEQQNKVLETKWNLLQQHGTNSMTGTNNLEPLFETYISNQRSYLDSILAERGRLDSELRNMQDLVEDFKKKYEDEINKRTAAENEFVTLKKDVDAAYMNKVELQAKVDALMDEINFLTNLYDMELSQMQSHVSDTSVVLSMDNNRFLDLDSIIAEVKAQYEEIAQRSKAEAEALYQTKLGELQTTAGRHGDDLKSTKSEIMELNRMLQRLRAEIENVKKQNANLQAAIAEAEQRGELALKDANAKLQELQAALQQAKDDLARLLKEYQELMNVKLALDVEIATYRKLLEGEECRMSGECQSAVSISVVSSGGATSGSAGGLGGGFGGGFGAGGGAGSGFGRASGSGFGGGSGFGGGSGGFGGGRGFGSGARCGVSSGGFSSGSSRGGSVKFSQSSQRCSR; encoded by the exons ATGAACAGACAAGTCTGCAAGACATCTGGTGGCGGCAGCCAGGGATTCTCGGGCCGCTCTGCCGTGGTCTCCGGCAGCAGCAGGATGAGCTGTGTGGCCCGCTCTGGGGGAGCTGGCGGAGGGGCCTGTGGGTTCCGGGCCGGAGCAGGCGGCTTTGGCAGTCGCAGCCTCTACAGCCTGGGTGGCAACAAGAGCATCTCCATCAGTGTGGCTGGTGGCTCCCGGGCTGGTGGCTTTGGGGGAGGGCGTAGCAGCTGTGGCAGTGGCTTTGGGGGTGGCTATGGAGGTGGCTTTGGTGGTGGCTTTGGTGGTGGCAGAGGAATGGGAGGTGGCTTTGGAGGAGCTGGTGGCTTAGGAGGGGCTGGTGGCTTTGGAGGAGCTGGTGGCTTAGGAGGGCTTGGTGGCTTTGGAGGAGTTG GTGGTTTTGGTGGACCTGGTGGCTTTGGTGTGCCTGGGGGCTTTGGTCCTGGTGGCTTCCCTGGAGGAATCCAGGAAGTGACCATAAACCAGAGCCTCCTGCAGCCCCTCAATGTGGAGATCGACCCTCAAATTGGGCAAGTAAAGACCCAGGAGCGGGAGCAGATCAAGACCCTCAACAACAAGTTTGCTTCCTTCATCGACAAG GTGCGGTTCCTGGAGCAGCAGAACAAGGTCCTGGAGACCAAGTGGAACCTGCTCCAGCAGCATGGCACAAATTCCATGACCGGCACCAATAACCTGGAGCCCCTCTTTGAGACTTACATCAGCAACCAGCGGAGCTACCTGGACAGCATCCTGGCGGAGAGGGGCCGCCTGGACTCAGAGTTGAGGAACATGCAGGACCTAGTGGAGGACTTCAAGAAGAA GTATGAGGATGAAATCAATAAACGTACAGCTGCTGAGAATGAATTTGTGACCCTGAAGAAG GACGTGGACGCCGCTTACATGAATAAGGTGGAGCTTCAGGCCAAGGTGGATGCCTTAATGGATGAAATCAACTTCCTGACGAACCTCTATGATATG GAGCTGTCCCAGATGCAGAGCCATGTCAGTGACACATCCGTGGTCCTATCCATGGACAACAACCGCTTCCTGGACCTGGACAGCATCATCGCCGAGGTCAAGGCCCAGTATGAGGAGATTGCCCAGAGGAGCAAGGCCGAGGCAGAGGCGCTGTATCAGACCAAG CTGGGAGAGCTGCAGACCACGGCCGGCAGACATGGGGATGACCTGAAGAGCACCAAGAGTGAGATCATGGAGCTCAACAGGATGCTCCAGAGGCTGCGGGCTGAGATCGAGAATGTTAAGAAGCAG aaTGCCAACCTGCAGGCGGCCATCGCTGAGGCTGAGCAGCGCGGGGAGCTGGCCCTTAAGGACGCCAATGCCAAGCTCCAAGAGCTGCAGGCTGCCCTACAGCAGGCCAAGGATGACCTGGCCCGGCTGCTAAAGGAGTACCAGGAGCTGATGAACGTCAAGCTGGCCCTGGACGTGGAGATTGCCACCTACAGGAAGCTGCTGGAGGGGGAGGAGTGCAG AATGTCTGGAGAGTGCCAGAGCGCTGTCAGCATCT CCGTGGTCAGCAGTGGCGGCGCGACATCAGGTTCTGCAGGTGGATTAGGCGGCGGCTTCGGCGGCGGCTTCGGTGCGGGAGGGGGCGCGGGCAGTGGCTTCGGCCGGGCAAGTGGCAGTGGCTTCGGCGGCGGCAGCGGTttcggcggcggcagcggcggcttCGGCGGCGGCCGTGG CTTCGGCTCCGGGGCTCGCTGTGGGGTCAGCAGCGGAGGCTTCAGCTCCGGCAGCAGCCGGGGCGGGAGCGTCAAGTTCTCGCAGTCTTCGCAGCGCTGCTCGAGATAA